Within Nematostella vectensis chromosome 1, jaNemVect1.1, whole genome shotgun sequence, the genomic segment TTGTATCGAACGCATTTGTTTTTCCGTTATAGCGTTTTTTGATTTTCGTTTTTCTCTGTGGTCGAGTAATTGTCTATGAGAAGCGATTCTTTTGGTCGAACAAACTAAATAACGACCATCTAAATATCGGTTGGAGCGCAtaatgccataaaagagtcaAGAAAGACTCCAAAGAGAGCGATCGCGGCGCGATAAAGTGTTAAATCCGGCGAGcgcaaaaagaaaacatatgcCACCTGTAATCATTTCACTACACCTAAAACCTACCTTGTCGCACCCAGAGAGATTCAAAGTGCGCAAAAGTCGGCAACAGAACACTAGATTCTTGATGGCGTTGTCTGTAAGGTTCTGCAAGGGAGCCACATAAACATAAAAACAACGTCCAGTCCCCTGAACGCTTTActcaaaatgtaaaaaagatGTTCGCTACTCGTAAGCCCGTAGAGTAGGGAATCGCTCCCGTTATCACGGCTTAGCAACGATCTAACTCTGAACAAAGAGGACGAAGGGTCTACCACGTAGATGTGCCTCAGTTGAATTGGGTAAACATACATACATTATCTATTCATTGTTCGCAAAGAATTAGGCTGTACCCATGGAGCATTTCGGGTGGGATCGAACAGTTAGCAGTGTTAAAGATAATCAGCAAAATTTATTGAGAGAATATATACTTCATGATTTCAGTCATTGCTTCAAATGAAAAACGCCAAATATCGAGTTGCTGCCAACCCATTCAGCATTCTGGCGTTTCGCGATTCCCAACTTTTAGGCGTGTAGTTGTTATATACTGTTTATGCCTATCTTTGATTGTCTAAGGCTTACAGTGCAATGGGAGATGTCCAGATTCTCAAGGAAACGGCACTGTTGACACATTTTCTgcaacaacaaacaaattaGACAttgagtaaataaaaaaatggcagTGCGTTTGATAAATATCAAGTATAGCCCTCTTAAGGCCAAAAAGTCTACGTATATAAAGTCTCTTGAAATCTAGGCACGTAGGCAAAATTTGTGTGTGGGAAGAGGAGGGGGGCGCTTTTATAGTGGTCTTGGGGCGGCCACCCCTTAGCGCATTATATCATATATCAATTGGATCACAAGAAATCAGATACAATACGATAACCAATTCCGTAGCAGTCCTAGTTTCGTATCACtcagcatttgtttttatctttttgcctCGAATATTGTAGATTTAAACAACCCTAAACTACCTAAATGATACAAAACTATTTCGAAGCGATTTTAATAATTGTTGCTAAAATGAGCGGCGTTTACTGCACAGTGAACTGACCCGCGTCACGAAAGTCAGATGAAAACAATACCTTCTTTAACAAAAAGGATTTATTTGATTATCCCGTTCTCAATTAATCATTTTAATCCCAGTAATTTTAATTCTAAACGGTTAGTTTTTATTATGTGGGCCTTTTATTTCACTCATTCGGCTGAATAAAGAagtaaaaatcatttttatacattaattttaagcaaaaaGGAAGGCATGTGATATGTTATTcagtaaatatgtttttattgattctcaaatgaaaaaaactcGTGCCAGACGACAGATTTTTTTAGCGATACGGAACTACTCCCACTATGTGCAAACAGAAAATAccatataaatcaataaaatttgaaaatgtgtagtcttttctgtgcatattatatgcataAGTTAACTTGTAGtcgttttggaaaaaaatcatGAACATTGGGCCCTCCGCGAAAAAGATAGAGCAATTATAATATGAAGTGATACGGCACTGGTCATCGTACTGTATTTATATTCCATAAATATAGTGGCCTCGTCTTTGAAGCAGTGGACCTGGTTCAAACCCAGGTCAGGTCGACTTTTTCAGGTCTGTAAAAACCTGGCTCACTACATTAGAGACTGTGAATCCCTCGTCTTTTCTGAGGACGTTAAGCAGGAGGTCCTGTTTTTCATCACCGCACGTCATTGACCTGTTTTGGGAACCGCTGGGGATGCTGTCCCGTGGAACCATTGTGAGTACAGTGCTTTCATTTTCTACAATCCCTTACCTGTAATCCGAGATCAGTAATTGCGGAGCATTCGGCTATGACGACATCCCTCATCATGGCGTTATTACCGAGGGAAGACACCCCATGGTCCGAGATGTTACACCCGGACATGTCTATCGAGATCAGGTTAGGCAGGGTTCCCAGAAGCTCCACCCCTGCGTCAGTCACGTGCTCACAGTAGCAGAAGCTGGCATAAACAAGGTTATGACACCTGAAACAATAAACGAATCTTCTTATCACCGTTGGCACTGGCAATCAAAACATTGGCATTTTATGCGCGTATAGTTTTAAAATGGTGCGACAAAATGGGATAAATACACGAATTTCAAATGGTATTTCGTCAATCAAAGGAGTTGTCATACACGCGTGTGTGTTTCAAAAATAGCTGTATGGTATTTTCAGTGGAACTTGCCTCTGAGCGATGCGTAGCAGCGTGACGTCACTGACGCGAACACAGTTTGTCAGATTGAGCTCTTTGATTTTGGATCCTGAGGGTCCCTCAACTATTTGTCGCACGCCAGTGTCTTGAATCCTGTCCAAAAGCCACACATCAACACATGCTGCATCATCGTGTCACGCATGTCATACCATGTCATGTCACCTTATGTCAGCCTAGTCTCAGGCGTCCGGATTTCTGgccgggctccctgtggtttgtATAAGTTGAGACGTCACTGGGTGAGCTCGTCCCAGACCAAATGCAGTCGCACGTTTTAGCTCAATGCAGAAAACCCGGCAAGAACGCTTGGGACTAGGctgacctttttttttaattcataaTAAGTCACAGGCCATGTTGTAACGAACAACGTCACCCTTTTCATTTTCCATTGTCACGTAATGCCAAATCAAGTCACGCAAAAGTAGATGagaccaagagagcataagataagagggacactttggtattacccgcacGCCATGTCAATTTccaatctggctatttttagtaaccaccaccccaccactgcgcgtgaggatttgctccttttattttgtcctacacccccgcgggttgcgtgttgttgttttgacaaaccgataggaatgaaaaaagatcatgtaaaaaatatatactcacagaaagctaatccctgaatagtttgactgttttgtttgtctcaGAGGCGAAGTCAAgtcaagaagaaagaaaacaccgacgagcgataaaatggctgtgataccgcgtttgatttaaatcccgactccagctAGTATAATATATACTTAATCGTTAAttttcggtttcaagtcacaaaacagcggcaaacaacaagatgtaaatgccaaagcgtgggggtagggtgagtaaaaatgctcaagctcttatcttatgctctcttgatgaGACATAAAAGGAGAATAATAGTTGTGTCAACAAAAATACTTCTTACTTATGgacatttgtttttcttcagcGTTATGTTAGAAGAGTACTCGAAGGAGAGGGCATCTCTATTCAAGTGCTACACCATGTCATGTGACCTTTGTCTGATAGCACACCGCCTGACAGAGTCCACACcctatcacgtgacctttgCCTGACATGACACAATCAATACCATGTCACGTGGCCTAAGCCACATGCTACACCCACCTGACACAGTCCGCCACATTGATGACGTTCAAGTGTCTGACGGATGCAAGCGCCTTGAGGGAGAGATCCGTGAGCCGAGGGCAGTCTACCATGTACACATGCTCCAACTGAGAGCAGCTTTTCGCCAGCACTTTGACGGACGCGTCTGTAATGCGATTATTCcctgaaatagaaaaaaaatttggtTGAAGGATGTTGGTCAACCTTTGACCTTTTGACAAAACAACGGTCTGCAATAAGTCTACAATAAAACTTTAACTTTAACTCCTTTGACTGTGCATCCCCCCCAAACTAAGACTGGCAACGTGATTTTATATCGTCAAAGTAAAATCACCTTCAATGCGCAACTTGTGTAGTTTCCTACAAAGCGCCAAGCTCTTGTATGCAGTGTCGGACAGAAAGGGTGAATTGAGTATTGATACAGTACGAAGCGTCCGGCACTCGGACGTCAGACTCTGGATGCATGCATCCCGCAGTCCAGGCAGGTCGTTAAGGATGATGGTATTCAGACTACTGCATCCCATTCCTACAAACTTGTATCCATCGTCTGTTATCTGCTCACAGCCGGAGAGGTCCAAGTAGATGACCTTATGGCACCCCTTACCATTCGCCAGATAACTAAGGCCTTTGTTGCTAAATTTGGTGCAGTAGGCTAGACTGAGGTATTGCATGTTGGTACAGtacctgaaataaaaaaatggtaatgtaAAGAATTTGGAACAAGAGGGGGACAATTCTTCTTTCTTTGAGACAATAATAGACAGAGCAGATGGACATAGACCTAAAATctttaatgattttttttctctttagtgCGATGGCAATACACAACTCAGTGATACAGCAATTAAGTACATATTTGGACAGATGTCGGAGCAAATCGAACATGCAGTGGACTTTACTAAGGGTGTCTCGTTTATCGTTCAAGACCCAATAGTTGTCTTACCTTGCGAGGTATCTAAGAGTGGAATCTGATATCAGGCAGCTGCTAAGGTTCAAATACAACAAACTAGTACAGCCCATGGCAATATCCTTCATCACTTCATCCTGTACAAATGACACAATGGAATCAATACAAACCAAATAAATACCTAAAATAACCCCAAACATCGACCAGCAACATGCTACAATTGATTTAGCAGGGTTACTCAAGAGAATACACGGCCCCCAAGGGCATGATGGGCAGGTATATAGCCCAGGGCTAAaataggtgtttttttttggcattttgTGTGGCATGATGCTATTCTAATTATGAACACTATGAGGCCACACTGGTGGGACATTCAAAACTTCATCAGCATTCAAGGAAACATTTCTATGTATCTGTATTTCATCACACTGTCTGGCTTACCGTAACGCCTTTGACTTCAGATAAGTTTAAATCTTGAAGATTCCTGCACTGTCCTGAGAACAGGAAGAAATCATCATCAGGAATTTGCTAACACAACGGATCCAGAATGTAAAGCAAATCACACTAGAGGTTATATCGTCGATACTGCATTCTCATTGGCTGACCTACTAGTATGACAAAGAGCCTATCAGGGGCAGTATCggcaaaaaaatgaccaacgAATAGACAACGTTTCTGGATATAAAAGTCGGTGTGGGCTTATTCAGGCTTGAGGAATGCTGTAATTGTTTAATATCCCATTATTTCAGGTGCTGTTCATATCAAGGATTTGCTGTTGTGAGTCAGTTATCATTTGAAAAAAGAGTAGAATCCtctaataagaaattactAAATTTGTGGCTCCTTCTTCAAACCAGGTAGATGTTGAGGGCTGtaccatgtttttttctgaataaATAATCTTCTAGGAAATCAATTGAGGTGTATCTTACCTATTATCTTGAGACTCTCTCTTGTCAAATTGTAGCAATTTTTAAGGTTGAGGTGCCCTAGAAATGGTCTGCATTTGTGTATTAGTTTTGCTGTCGCCTTGTTGGTGGCACTGTTGAAAAGTGTGGGAAAAGGTTTCAATTAAAGTTAAGTTGATGAGCATGAAGGGTGAAGAAGATGTTTAGCAGGAGGGTTTTTCAAATTTCCTGGTCATGGTGCAGTATTTGGTCAAAAGTATGCAACACTGCTTACCGGTGTTTTACTTGAGACATATCGAtctggaataaaaaaaaatgtcaaatttgGATTTTGGAAATGAGTTAGATCAGAATTTCTGAGAAGTTCAACTTCTTTCAGGTCCAGTCAATGATTCTCTTCAGAGTTCCTCTGGCTTTACCTTATTCAGACATGTCGAGAAGCGTGGCAGTCAGAAGGAGAAGCCAAACAACAACAGACAATCCATATTTTCTAACTGCCTGCTAATTCTCTCAagaatcttttttttcatcatttaTAAACTCCTTTCTTAAAGTCCTTTTACCTGAAAAGCTATCATTAGTACCTTGCTCCAAAGAATATTGGCGTGGATCAGAATCTTCCAGCTGCGACAGACTCTGGCACATCGACTGAGATCGCCAATAGTGATATAACTAAAGATCTACAAAGAATGATTAATACAGAATGAACAATACTGTGAATTGTGATTTAGTTTAATATATCCTATTGGCTACCCTCTCTTGGAGAGAGCTGATCATGATTTCTACATTGTGCTGTTAGATGTGGAAAAGGTGAAAAAATGCTTTTCAACTGTGAATCTTCTTGAATAAGTACTGTATATACACCTTAATGCCAGATATCATATTACCCTAATCACATATAGATTTTTAACTGCATACAGTCTGCATACTGTATTTTTATCcataaaatctataaatatCTAAAGGTCTTACCCTAAGTGCTACATGTCTTGGCAGAGAGGAGATCTCATCCTTGCCATCAGCACGAATTCGGAAAAAGCCCTCATAGCCTGAGTCATTGTACTCTCCCTTCTCAATTTTCTACAGAGCAAAGAAAGTGATTTTTACAAAGTAATTTCACCAACCCCAGCAGTAGACtcatgaaaataaataagaaaCAGTTTGACAAcagccaaaaaaatatattgaatattcataaaaaaacatcacgCACCCCCCACATTCTACACAGTAGCAGCAGCAATAACAACAGATAGCAGTTAACAACATGAGCAGAAGCGATAGGCACAATAGCAGTCACAGCAGCAAAACAGCAACTAGAAGCAATAGCAGTGGCCCAATAACAGAAATAAAAATCACATTACAAATAATGTGTAATTCAGAAAGCGTGtattttataattataattaagttTATAATTAAGTTAGCAAACAGGGTGGTGTTTCTCCATAAATCATCAATGTTTTACATGTAAATGCTCTTTCTTGACAATGGTGCCCAGGAGGGGGGATTACTCTCATCAATGAAGAAAGACAGGGTTGAATCTCAgcaaaattagttttaatgcTTAgggatagcacattgggtggtGCTGATGGCAAtttttacccctaagagatagcacattggaTGGTGCCGATGGCAATTTtcacccctaagagatagcacattgggtggtGCCGATGGCAAtttttacccctaagagatagcacattgggtggtGCCGATGGCAAtttttacccctaagagatagcacattgggtggtGCCGATGGCAAtttttacccctaagagatagcacattgggcaTGGCCAAAGCATTTTAGTGCTTAGAGATGGCAATGCCTTTAGTTATCAATAGTGCTCTGTTGACTGATGGTTTACTGTTAAATAAATTTTGGTCATTTCAGGGCACTACTAGCGTTAGACCCCCTACGGGATAGCAGAGTCTGAAGAATCTTTGAACACCCCCTAAGGGTGAGCAGTTGGTAAAATTTTTTACCCTTGATAGGACTATCACCCCTGTCTTCTTTTAGGGAAAGTCTCCCCCCTGGGATTGTGTATGGGGACATCATGGATGCAAAATGTTTATGGCATGGAAAATACCTCAAAATACTCCTTGGTCTTGCGAGCATCTAATGCTACGCTGTGCCAGGCATCAAACACAAGTCTAAGCAGCGAGATTGTCACCACTCTCTTGATACGCATGGCTATTactacagaaaaaaaagttttaaataaCCACCTTATTTTTATTGCCTTGATGCATTCAAATTCGGTGAATATACCCCTGCTTTCAAGAATCGTCAAAGACAAACATAGGTCAGAGTTTTTTGAGAATTCGAAATTGGAGTATTATTGCTGCGAATAGGACTAGAGCAAAAGCAATATAACAAAATCATGTCAAAATAAACGTTCTTAAGCATGGATGAACATTTCAAATTTACAGTGTGTACAGTAGCATAACCTTCAGTAACATGAAGTATCCAAATAATAGTTCCTTACCATATTGGCGTTCCTTCCTTTCTGCCACCCATTCCTATGTTATTGTCAAGGACGTATTAGCAAGGAATGAAGAAAAGGTGtgctcttttttttgttagatTAGGGCATTTATTTCTGGTTTaactattatttttatagctgGATACAATCCACTTTTGAAGCTGTAATCTGAGAATCCTTTGCCTGTGCCATGTGCGAGCATTGTTCAGTTTTCGATGAAGTATCATCTTCTTCCGCCTCATGTGTCTGTGAAACCTCAGCCATGCACTaattaaacaaattaaaacacTTTAGCCCTAACAGAATATTGCATTGAAAAAGTATCCCTCTCCCCTTCCACATACCGTACATCAGTTTTTTGTCAATCAACTGCTCACCTGAAACACATAACCTTCAACTTGCCATTGTACAGATTATAAGCTTTTTGGTACATCTCTGGTGTAGGCTGGAAGACAAAGGACATGAAGCACATAATGTGTAAGCACAATGAGAAgagtaccctggttccagagcctctaCCGTCTCTCTTTTTAGAGGCCAGCAAGCTCGAGATGAGGCTCTGGCGTCTTGAAGCACTATTTTAACTTATTAACATTTTGTGATTAGCAATATGTGTCTGTTTCATGGTAGTGCTACGTTGGATGTAAACATCACATTATTCCGGAATCTAGAATCTAGCATGAAAACCGTCAATATAATTCATCTTCATTATAATTCTTCTTCATTCATAGTTAGTGACACCAATCTGCGCAAAGAAGGAGGGTGTGAAATACAACAATTTTTTCTCTGGAAAACACTCAAAGAAGGAAAAAATTGCAGATAAGCTTGCAGTTATTCTAGGAACGAGTCTATCAAAGAACTCAGGGGGAAAATGACCAGTACAATCCACTATCGTTGAGGTGAGAGCAAATTCTGGGGATAAGCTGGAAAATCACTGATTTCCCATTAGTAGCTAGTCAGCAGCACAGATAAGGCATCCCGCCGCTTGATGAAATTGTAAAGAGACTCCTCTTGAACAGGCTAGTTACATTTTCAATACTGGTAAATCTTGTATAACTCTAACAGACTGCAAAGTACAATGAAAATTGTGATCAAAATAATTGCTCCTGCTTGCTCCCCCTGCATTCGCTTTAATGTTTGTTATTGCGATTAACAactataaaaaaacggttttGACCTTTTGAACTTGAAGCAAAAATACAATTCTGGCAGTAAAATACTAGACAACACAAGCATGAGTTTGGCACAATGAGAAGTTTATTGAAagataatacaataaaaatgGTGAAAGCTGAAAACAACCAATAGACTTCTCAGCCCACTGTTAGGGTGGGAAGGTGGGAAAGGAAAACAGACTATAATATATAGACGCGTTAACTCAAAGTCCGTTTGCTAGCACTAGCTGGAACATAAAAGACAATATCTGATTACAGTGTGAATAGTACAGTACCAGGTACCAGACTCACTGCCATAAAAGGAAGTGTGAATTAAAGATTTTAATCTGGTTATCAAAATAGCCCAATGATCTGATCCTAGCATAAGTTGAAATAGCACTTTGAGAGGACAGAGCCTCATCACaagctcgctggccactaaacagagagacattcgaggctctggaaccagggtataaGGAGAGCTGATTGCATATCAAACATTTAAGGACAGATCCAGAAGTTCAATAACAGGGGCTGAGGCAAAGATTTGAAGGTAAGGGGCGGTTTCTTGTTCTTTAGTTAATCTCACTATATTTCTTCATATTTTCAAGCAAACCCTGAGAATAGAAAGGGGGGAATtggcccacccctagatccacctGTGGTAGATTGCATAAAAAGACCACAAGGGTGATGTGGTTTTAGCCAAAAAGATTCCtgataacaaaatataattcaAAACCGAATAGAAAAAAGGGGCCAAGGCCAGGAAGAGACATACTATAGGTTTAAATTAAAAAGCACCTGAGAATTTTCATCTTCATAGGACCACAGAAATTCCAAAGCTGCAGTCTTGATTATTCTGTTTTTGGGTTTGTACATTTCATCTATAAAAGAATccctaaaaaaaagacaaatcaATTTTGAGATTTTGATAATTCTGATAATTTTGAGATTCTGATAAGCGAGTTATTTACCATCTGAGATCTTCCAGCACTTGCTCATCTCCAAGTACAAGTGTGAGTTTGCTGAGTATAAACTCCTGGGGGTCATCTGGACAGTTGATTGCTAAAGCTGTCAGAATAGCCTGAGGGATACCATAATGTGAATCAGTCAATACCAGAGTCATCATAAATTGATGGTGCCTTGAAGATCCTGGGATCAAGATTGAATGTTTCAAACCTTATATCCCAAACTTCCACCTGAACTAAGTATCCCCCATCCCTTCTCACTGGATTTTTTCTTGGTGGAACATTTTGCACAAAAGCCAAAGGTGTTCTGATGGTGGgggaatttattttttctagaaaATGGTTGACAACGAAGTGTACTCCTGACTCTTCCCAATAGGCAGTACCTGACTTCCGAggtgaaaaataaagaaatatcatAAGCATTTACAGAAACTAAACAGAACTTTTCCTTGAAGGCTTCAACTTCTACTGTCAGTCTATCTGCGGTTTGCACGTTGCAACTAATACAACTTTTTCGCTGTAGTAATATCTTTAGGTGGTACCTGACGGTAATAAATAATATCAACACGTAAATATATTGGCCGAGGGGGTTTTAAGCTACTTTCGAGGTTTGCCCGCTcattaaaatataattaaaatCGATGTTTTCTCTACCTTAGAAGAAAgctttgaaaaaagaaaggtgCATTTATACTTTAACAACCGTTTTACAATTATTAAAGTAGCATCCACAACATTCAGAGCCTAAATATCCCACAGCCAATAACTTTTAATTGTCTGTTCAATTTCGGATTAATTGGAATTAGAAAGCCAGTGTTTTGGCGCGGCGCATAGCAAGAAGTCAAAAGCACCACCAAAACAAAGATCTCACCTCAAAAACATCGGGCAAGCGATGTCTGAGAAGATAGCGACGTAATTCGGGGTCGCAATTCTTGAGGGAAGCCATTGTTACATAAAAGAATTCGTGTTTACAGCAACGAACCAACACAAACCTGCCGCCATTATGAAACCACTTAGGGGATCTGGTGTTGCCATGGAGATCTTCagaccacaggcaacccgttCATTTTCAGGACCAGGCTGTTTCAAATTTGATAGTATACTACGCGCAGTCTGGATTGTGAAAATATGAATAGGGCGACTGTTTCGAATTGGTGCTCCCCATAGATCTGTACCTTGGTTTCATAGTCTGAAAGTCCGCCCACATCCGCTTATAAGAAGtctaaaatacaaaaagtgGTGTCAACTCTTCTCTTCTTTTctctctcttcttcttcttatttcccgaaaaaaaaaatagtgccTCATATGTCCAGGGTAACTATATATCACACGGGATAAACTATACATACTTTTGGGGCTACAGTAATATAGAGAAGTGTTCTTGTTCCTCGAACCATCATCAACCATTACATATCCTCAATAAAAGATTTTTAACGATTTTTGTATATCCATCAAATATCGCGAGATCAAAGTTCGCGATCTTTATTTTTCGCGAGTCTTTTTTGTCGAGTCGATTTTTTTGAAATC encodes:
- the LOC5520399 gene encoding dynein regulatory complex subunit 6, with the protein product MASLKNCDPELRRYLLRHRLPDVFEAILTALAINCPDDPQEFILSKLTLVLGDEQVLEDLRWDSFIDEMYKPKNRIIKTAALEFLWSYEDENSQPTPEMYQKAYNLYNGKLKVMCFSAWLRFHRHMRRKKMILHRKLNNARTWHRQRILRLQLQKWIEWVAERKERQYVIAMRIKRVVTISLLRLVFDAWHSVALDARKTKEYFEKIEKGEYNDSGYEGFFRIRADGKDEISSLPRHVALRIFSYITIGDLSRCARVCRSWKILIHANILWSKIDMSQVKHRATNKATAKLIHKCRPFLGHLNLKNCYNLTRESLKIIGQCRNLQDLNLSEVKGVTDEVMKDIAMGCTSLLYLNLSSCLISDSTLRYLARYCTNMQYLSLAYCTKFSNKGLSYLANGKGCHKVIYLDLSGCEQITDDGYKFVGMGCSSLNTIILNDLPGLRDACIQSLTSECRTLRTVSILNSPFLSDTAYKSLALCRKLHKLRIEGNNRITDASVKVLAKSCSQLEHVYMVDCPRLTDLSLKALASVRHLNVINVADCVRIQDTGVRQIVEGPSGSKIKELNLTNCVRVSDVTLLRIAQRCHNLVYASFCYCEHVTDAGVELLGTLPNLISIDMSGCNISDHGVSSLGNNAMMRDVVIAECSAITDLGLQKMCQQCRFLENLDISHCTNLTDNAIKNLVFCCRLLRTLNLSGCDKLTDSSLQYLSGVCHYLEMLDLSNCTLVSDKALRYLRKGCKRLQSLTILYCRNITKNAVQKFQMKCTVNHSIEGPLGIMANA